Proteins encoded in a region of the Triticum dicoccoides isolate Atlit2015 ecotype Zavitan chromosome 3A, WEW_v2.0, whole genome shotgun sequence genome:
- the LOC119268237 gene encoding calumenin-like: MTPPAAASPGRKSPAAVLFLCVVTISLLMFILLASYTPRLQPHGRSPHRRLKLHPKNSAAVASSYGAGAVHDSGGNRHAAPFDPAIAELERRLEDKEWEREHYRILHGDAEKDDHMKEWEEFLKEEEDFINDDDRFNVSDRIRALFPKIDLSPKDGFVSLDELIRWNLDQARADQLHRSAREMELYDKNGNGIVSFTTFRALRQQSHGDGNSLGFPWWKEEHFNASDVNGDGFLNKTEFHDFLNPSDSENPKIINLLCRQELRQRDKGGDGKLNFEEYFHGLHDHIHGYDDENAAISHIGNMTIANERFSKLDKDNDGFISEHELEPVLDKLHLSERYYARQQATHAISEADKDHDGRLTLEEMIENPYAFYGSVYFSDDEDYFHEEFR, encoded by the exons ATGACGCCGCCGGCGGCGGCCTCGCCGGGGCGGAAGTCTCCGGCCGCGGTCCTCTTCCTCTGCGTGGTCACTATCTCATTACTCATGTTCATACTCCTTGCCTCCTACACCCCCCGCCTTCAGCCCCACGGCCGCAGCCCCCACCGCCGCCTCAAGCTCCACCCCAAGAACTCCGCCGCCGTCGCTTCTTCCTACGGGGCCGGCGCTGTCCACGATTCCGGAggaaaccgccacgcggcgcccttcGACCCGGCCATCGCCGAGCTGGAGCGGCGGCTGGAGGACAAGGAGTGGGAGCGCGAGCACTACCGCATCCTCCATGGCGACGCCGAGAAGGACGACCACATGAAGGAGTGGGAGGAGTTCCTCAAGGAGGAAGAGGACTTCATCAACGACGACGATCGCTTCAACGTCTCCGACCGCATCCGCGCGCTTTTCCCCAAGATCGACCTCAGCCCCAAGGACGGCTTCGTCTCCCTCGATGAGCTCATCAGGTGGAACCTCGATCAGGCCAGGGCTGACCAGCTCCATCGCTCCGCCAGGGAGATGGAGCTCTATGACAAGAACGGCAACGGGATCGTCTCCTTCACTACTTTCCGGGCGCTGCGCCAACAGTCCCATG GAGATGGCAACTCACTGGGGTTCCCGTGGTGGAAAGAGGAGCACTTCAATGCTTCGGACGTCAACGGGGATGGTTTCCTCAATAAAACTGAGTTTCACGA CTTTCTTAATCCAAGTGATTCGGAGAATCCTAAAATTATCAACTTGCTCTGCAGACAAGAATTAAG GCAGAGAGATAAAGGTGGTGATGGAAAGCTAAACTTCGAAGAATACTTTCATGGGCTACATGACCATATACATGGTTATGATGACGAGAATGCAGCTATTTCTCATATTGGGAACATGACAATTGCAAACGAGCGGTTTTCCAAGCTTGACAAAGATAATGACGG GTTCATTTCAGAGCATGAACTAGAACCTGTTCTTGATAAGCTCCATCTGTCAGAACGCTATTATGCCAGACAGCAAGCCACACATGCTATTTCAGAG gCAGACAAAGATCATGATGGAAGGCTAACACTGGAAGAGATGATCGAGAACCCCTATGCATTTTATGGTAGTGTTTACTTCAGCGACGACGAGGACTACTTCCATGAAGAGTTCCGCTAA
- the LOC119268236 gene encoding developmentally-regulated G-protein 2, whose amino-acid sequence MGILERIKEIEAEMARTQKNKATEYHLGQLKAKIAKLRTQLLEPPKGASAGGDGFEVTKFGHGRVALIGFPSVGKSTLLTMLTGTHSEAASYEFTTLTCIPGIIHYNDTKIQLLDLPGIIEGASEGKGRGRQVIAVAKSSDLVLMVLDASKSEGHRQILTRELEAVGLRLNKRPPQIYFKRKKTGGISFNSTAPLTHIDEKLCYQILHEYKIHNAEVLFREDSTVDDLIDVIEGNRKYIKCVYVYNKIDVVGIDDVDNLARQPNSLVISCNLQLNLDRLLARMWEEMGLVRVYTKPQGQQPDFGDPVVLSSDRGGCTVEDFCNHIHRSLLKDVKYVLVWGTSARHYPQHCGLGHGLEDEDVVQIVKKKEKEEGGRGRFKSHTNAPDRISDRVKKAPLKT is encoded by the exons ATGGGTATCCTCGAGAGGATCAAGGAGATTGAGGCCGAGATGGCCCGGACGCAGAAGAACAAAGCAACAG AATATCATCTTGGACAACTGAAGGCAAAAATTGCAAAACTGAGGACACAGTTACTAGAGCCTCCAAAG GGTGCCAGTGCTGGAGGAGATGGTTTTGAGGTCACAAAGTTCGGGCATGGTCGTGTTGCGCTTATAGGGTTTCCCAG TGTTGGAAAGTCAACTCTTTTAACTATGCTAACCGGGACACATTCTGAAGCTGCATCATATGAGTTCACAACCCTCACTTGCATTCCTGGTATTATCCATTACAATGACACCAAAATCCAGCTTCTTGATCTTCCCGGTATCATTGAAGGCGCCTCTGAAGGCAAGGGGCGTGGTAGGCag GTTATCGCTGTCGCCAAGTCATCAGATCTCGTGCTTATGGTTCTTGACGCCTCAAAA AGTGAAGGGCATCGCCAAATATTAACTAGAGAACTGGAAGCTGTTGGCCTCCGTCTGAACAAAAGGCCTCCTCAG ATATacttcaagaggaagaagactggtGGGATTTCTTTCAACAGCACAGCACCTttaacccatattgatgagaagctCTGCTATCAGATACTGCATGAGTACAAAATTCATAATGCAGAG GTATTATTCCGTGAGGATTCTACTGTGGATGATCTGATTGATGTGATTGAAGGAAATCGGAAGTACATCAAGTGTGTTTATGTATATAACAAGATTGATGTTGTGGgtattgatgatgtggataatcttgCTCGGCAACCAAATTCACTTGTTATCAGCTGCAATTTGCAG TTGAACTTGGACAGGCTATTAGCAAGAATGTGGGAGGAAATGGGTCTGGTGAGAGTGTATACAAAGCCGCAGGGTCAGCAGCCTGATTTCGGAGATCCAGTGGTTCTTTCTAGT GATAGGGGTGGTTGCACAGTTGAAGACTTCTGCAATCACATCCACAGGAGCTTACTCAAGGATGTGAAATATGTGCTCGTGTGGGGAACGAGTGCTCGGCACTATCCACAGCATTGTGGTCTTGGCCATGGTCTTGAAGACGAGGATGTGGTCCAGATAGTAAAGAAGAAG GAAAAAGAGGAGGGCGGACGAGGCCGTTTCAAGTCGCACACCAATGCACCTGACCGAATCTCCGACAGGGTGAAGAAAGCTCCTCTCAAGACATGA